The Anabaena sp. PCC 7108 region CTCCAGTTCTAGGAAAGCTTTGATTAGCCAAAATCACCGCACCAGAATTGATATATCCAGCTTCGACATATTTTTGCGTTACTGCTGTCTCTACTGCTATGAGTTCCGCAAAGGTAATTTCCCTGTCTGTAAAGGGCTTGGTGACTTCTGCAAGTTGGCGATTGCTAAAAGCAGTATTTCCCTCAAATTCAAAGCCTTCTACGCGAATTGTACCGGGAATCTGTGGCAATATGTTCCCAGGTTGCAGAGTGGGTGGATTGGTTTCTAGAGGAGTAGGTAGAGATTTTTTAGGCTGAATTGGGCTGAATTCGCGGTTTTTTGGGATAACAGGGTCAGGTCTTTGAACGATATAATCGGTAATTTCCATATTTTTTGTCTCACGCAGAGGCGCAGAGGCGCAAAGAGGAATCAATAGTATGTCTAAGTACATAAAAACTGCTTTAATTTCAAAATTATTAATTCATAGGATTTAAGTTGGGTTTTAGTTCTTCGGTTTTTATCATCAGTATTAACAAGTATTTATGCTAATGTGATGATGTAAATTAAATATCTGGATAAAAAATTAAATTAAATTTAAATTAAATTTAAATTATACAGAGAAACCCATTAAATTAGTGAAAGTAATAAATTTATATTCAGGCTAGATCAAAATGCGTCTAGAGCAGTTGCAAGCCTTTTTGGCGATCGCTAAAACTGGCAGCTTTCAACAAGCCGCAAAACAATGTGGTGTGACTCAATCAACTATTAGTAGGCAAATTCAGGGACTAGAAGCAGATTTGGGAGTAGAATTATTTCATCGAAGCACCCATGCTAAATTGACGTTAGGGGGTGAACGTTTACTTCCCCGTGTCCGTAAAATTTGCCAAGAATGGGAGTCCGCTACACAAGAATTAACAGATTTAATGGGGGGAAAGCAACCAGAACTATGTATTGCAGCGATTCATTCGGTCTGTGCTTATTACTTACCACCAGTGTTACAAAAGTTTGGTCATGATTATCCAGAAGTACAATTGAGGGTAACATCATTAGGAAGCGATCGCTCTCTCAAAGTTCTCAAAGATGGTTTAGTCGATTTAGCAATTGTCATGCACAATCGCTTTTTAATCTCTGGTAAAGAAATGGCCGTAGAAGTTCTATATGATGAACCCATAGAAGTCTTAACCGCAGCTAATCATCCCCTAGCTAAATATGAATCTATCCCTTGGTTGGAATTAATTCGTTATCCTCAAGTAGTATTTAAAGATGGCTATGGAATGCAACGTCTAATTCAAGATCGATTTGAACAGATGGAAGCTAAACTCCATGCAGCTTTGGAAGTAAATACTTTAGATGCTTTTCGGGGAGTAGTCCGTCAAGGAGAACTCATTGCTTTACTACCTCATTCAGCATTAATAGAAGCCAGATATGATCCTACTCTTGCAGTTCGTCCTCTAGCTAACAATAGCAATTTAGCTGATAATTCGAGTTTAACTCGGCGGGTAGTCATGGTAACAACTCAAGACCGTCTCCAGATTCCCCCAATTCAGCATTTTTGGCAACTCGTCAAGGATAATATTCATTTATAAATTCATCCAGAACTTTCTGTTTTTAAATTTGGGAGTTGGAGCAAATTTCTCAACAACTTCAATATATTTAGGTAATATAGTAATTGAAAAGTTTGAAAGTCTATTTATGTCTAAGAGAATGTTTTAAAAGTTTTGTTTCTGTAGTAGTGAATTATAGCAATTCCCATTTAAGTGAGGTACAAGCAGTAATAGTTAAACACAGATGGACGCAGATAAACGCAGATAATTTTGTACTCCATTAGACTAGGAAATGCTATATATTCACGAGTAAGAGCAATAATTTAGACTTTTCAAACAACCTCTAAGTTTGATCATTCAATTGATATCCTAACCATATTCTATGATTGACCTTTACTATTGGACTACACCCAACGGCCATAAAATTACCCTATTTTTGGAAGAAGTTGGAATACCCTATAACGTTATTCCGGTAAATATTGGTGCAGGAGACCAGTTTAAACCGGAGTTTCTGAAGATTTCTCCCAATAATCGTATTCCTGCAATTATTGATCACCAACCTGCTGATGGTGGTGAACCTATTTCTGTTTTTGAGTCTGGAGCAATTTTACAGTATTTGGCAGACAAAACTGGAAAGTTGATGCCAACAGATATTCGCGGTCGTGTAGAGGTTCTGCAATGGCTGTTTTGGCAGATGGGGGGATTGGGTCCAATGGCAGGACAAAACCATCATTTCAGCCAATATGCCCCGGAAAAAATTGATTACGCCATTAATCGCTATGTCAAGGAAACTGGACGATTATACGCTGTTTTAAATAAACGATTAAGCGATCGTGAATTCATTGCTGGGGATTATTCCATTGCCGATATTGCCAGCTATCCCTGGATTGTACCTTACGAACGACAAAGTCAAAAGCTGGAAGATTTTCCTCATCTACAACGCTGGTTTGAAGCAATTAAAGCCCGTCCAGCAACTATTCGAGCTTATGAGAAAGCTGAGGCTTTCAAAAATCAGCAAATCAGTCCCGAACAATCACGAGATTTGTTATTTAATCAGTCTGCCAATACTGTTAAGCCGTAATCAAAAATTAAATATTGATCCCAAAGGCTTTACGTTTTAGGTAATGAGATATCGCCATTAATGTCAGGGAACTCCAAAAATAAGTAGGTGGGCGTTAAAAATTGTCGTTGGGGTCAGGCAGGGAGCAGGGGGCTTTCTAGCAGGGGGAAAGAGGGTTTCACCCCTATTTACTTTTCTTCACATACCTTTAAATTTTTCTGTTTACCTACTTAAATTATCCAATTTCACAGCATCTTATTGCCCTAAAAGCGATGGTCTTTTATTTGGAAGTCCCTTTTTGGAGTCATCCCATTTCTTTATGAGGCTGTGCCGAATTTCCTAACCTTGTTTTTCATTATCTGTGTCGCGCCAGTTGCTACAAGTCGGGAAACCCGCACAAAAATTGACAAATGACTAATATATTTAGAGGATTTATCCAAAAAGTAGGTAGTGGCAGTCATACATCAGAAAATTTAACTCGTGCTGAAGCCGCTACTGCTACAAAAATGATGTTAATAGGTGAAGCGACACCAGTACAAATTGGTGCTTTTTTAATTGCTCACCGCATTAAACGTCCCACTGGAGAAGAGTTAGCGGGAATGTTAGATGCTTATTATCAACTTGGTCCGAAGTTGCAACCAATAGCAGAAACTGTCATTGTTTTAGGCATACCCTATGATGGCAGAACCCGCACCGCGCCAATTAATATTATTACAGCTTTATTATTAGCGGCTGCGGGAAAACCTGTGATTATGCACGGGGGGAATCGCTTACCAACAAAATATGGTTTACCTTTAATAGATATTTGGCAAGGTTTAGGAGTCGATTGGACTGATTTACCACTCGAACAAACCCAGCAGATTTTTGAGAAAACAGGAATTGGTTTTGTTTATACACCAAAGCATTTCCCGTTAAATCAAACTTTGTGGGAATATCGTGATCAATTGGGTAAGCGTCCACCATTAGCAACAATGGAGTTAATTTGGTCTCCATACGCTGGGGATGCTCACATCATTGCTGGCTTTGTTCACCCCCCGACAGAAGCAATGTTTCAGATAGCATTGGGCTTGCGTGGAGTAACAAAATTTACTTTTGTCAAGGGTTTAGAAGGTAGCTGTGATTTACCGCGCGATCGCACAGCAATCATCGGACTATCTTCACAAACAACATCCCCAGAATTAGAACGACTCCAACTTGTACCCCGTGAATACGGTTTTACTACCAAAAATGTCCCCCTTGGCACTACCGAAGAACTCATCAACGATATGCAAGCAGTTTTGGCTGGTAAACCAGTTGAACTCATGCAAACAGCTTTATGGAATGGCAGTTTTTACCTTTGGCGAAGTGGGATTTGCCCAGATATTCGTGCTGGGATGGATAAAGCATCCAAGTTATTTAGCAGTGGCGCAGTAGCGGCTAAACTTCAAGAACTAAAAATTGAATTTAGGTAACTTGAAGTTACGGAATCACTGGCAACACCATACCTTCGCAAGCTAGTAACACATTAGGAAAATTAGATTTCAGTTGGTCTTGAATTTGGTCAAGAAAAACATCATCGTCGTCTGGATGATGGTGCGAAATTACTAACTTTTGTACACCAGCACTTTGAGCTAAATCCACCGGAGTTTTCCAGAGTAATTCAGCATACTCATGGTTTTTATTAGTTGGCGGAGTATAGGTAGCGT contains the following coding sequences:
- a CDS encoding anthranilate phosphoribosyltransferase family protein, which codes for MTNIFRGFIQKVGSGSHTSENLTRAEAATATKMMLIGEATPVQIGAFLIAHRIKRPTGEELAGMLDAYYQLGPKLQPIAETVIVLGIPYDGRTRTAPINIITALLLAAAGKPVIMHGGNRLPTKYGLPLIDIWQGLGVDWTDLPLEQTQQIFEKTGIGFVYTPKHFPLNQTLWEYRDQLGKRPPLATMELIWSPYAGDAHIIAGFVHPPTEAMFQIALGLRGVTKFTFVKGLEGSCDLPRDRTAIIGLSSQTTSPELERLQLVPREYGFTTKNVPLGTTEELINDMQAVLAGKPVELMQTALWNGSFYLWRSGICPDIRAGMDKASKLFSSGAVAAKLQELKIEFR
- a CDS encoding glutathione binding-like protein → MIDLYYWTTPNGHKITLFLEEVGIPYNVIPVNIGAGDQFKPEFLKISPNNRIPAIIDHQPADGGEPISVFESGAILQYLADKTGKLMPTDIRGRVEVLQWLFWQMGGLGPMAGQNHHFSQYAPEKIDYAINRYVKETGRLYAVLNKRLSDREFIAGDYSIADIASYPWIVPYERQSQKLEDFPHLQRWFEAIKARPATIRAYEKAEAFKNQQISPEQSRDLLFNQSANTVKP
- a CDS encoding LysR family transcriptional regulator, which translates into the protein MRLEQLQAFLAIAKTGSFQQAAKQCGVTQSTISRQIQGLEADLGVELFHRSTHAKLTLGGERLLPRVRKICQEWESATQELTDLMGGKQPELCIAAIHSVCAYYLPPVLQKFGHDYPEVQLRVTSLGSDRSLKVLKDGLVDLAIVMHNRFLISGKEMAVEVLYDEPIEVLTAANHPLAKYESIPWLELIRYPQVVFKDGYGMQRLIQDRFEQMEAKLHAALEVNTLDAFRGVVRQGELIALLPHSALIEARYDPTLAVRPLANNSNLADNSSLTRRVVMVTTQDRLQIPPIQHFWQLVKDNIHL